The Leishmania panamensis strain MHOM/PA/94/PSC-1 chromosome 19 sequence genome contains the following window.
GAAATAAAAGCTCACGAATAGAAAGCAGCGAAGCAATAAGAGATGAACGTGAGAAACAAGCTACGTGATGGTGCCCCTACCAACGATAAAGACCTCGCCCCAGTGAGAGCCTCACCCTTACGCTAAGGTCAGGGAGGAAAAGATGTACAgcaacagaagagaaaacgagagaagtTGAGGTAGGGCGTGAGTGATTGGTGGTTAGTGGTGACGCAAGCCTTCTATAGGCGCCATCGAAGGCCCCGTAAAAGCTAGCAAGAATGAGAAAGATAGGCAGCACCAACgcttcgctgccgcttctcccCTATCACCTCTCTTTGCGTTTTGTGCCTTTTGCAGCTGTACCAGCCACCAATGGGCGGATAACttgtcccctctccctcagagCTCCTTACAGGATCCCGTgggcacacacgtacacgtaAAGACAAGCGCAAAGAGAAGGATGTCGTTGCTCACCCCCGTAATGTGTGTTCCCTTCAGGTATACCAGTGCAGTGGGGAACAGAAGGGCGCGCCTAGCAAGTAATGAGCGTTGAGTTCAGCAGAGGCGAGCAGGAGTGAGAAGacagagagcagagagagagagagagacgagaagcACGCCGGTGCACCAGTTGCTGCACTCCTCGTTGTTGCTTGTTTGGACCTTCGTCGTCCTTACTTGCCTACAATTTGGGGGCCTTTCTTGTTTTAAATGATGTCGTGTTGGCGCACAGGCCAGTGCTCTGTCGCTGCTTGATTAGCACTTTTGCGGCCCTGTGTGatgtcctctctccttctgaggaaagcaaaagcaACAGACTCTCCCTGTGATTGGCTTATAAATAGCGAAAGAGACGCACCTTTCCTCTATTGCTTCCGAGccgagggaagggggagagtggTAGTGTTGTATCCGCTGCTGGTCAGTGCGAAAGACGGAGGAGTCGATGGCgtgcaaaagagagaggcacagacagagagaggtggtgaaAGCGCAGTGGGAAAGCTAAAATTCGCGCACGGCAACCCCCATACGTAGGTGGAAGAGAAAACTTGGGTAACGTGAGCGCTCTCGACTTACAACCCCCTTTTCACCCGCTGACGACGGTGGGAGTGGTCATATGAGGCGGTGATGCACATTTCGTCTTGTCGCTTAAACCCCACCTTTTTCCTGACATCTCGAGTGTTCTGGCATGGAGGTGCCTGGAAGCAATACAAAACTCCGGAAAGAGCCGGGCACATCCGTGTCCACAACCCTTTGCTACACCTCTGCCCTGGCCCATGTGCGATGAAGAAGGGAACTTTTTAAAGCCCTCCTCCGGTACCACTATTGAGTCCATATTTTCGCTTCTCAACATATTCTCCGCGCACCGGTGGTGCAAGCGATTCCACAGcgtctcctccctttttgttATCGCCTCTCGTTTCCTCGGCCCAAGTGTGCGCTGCCCACCCCGGTGTCCACATCTACTGCATCCGCCTCCCCGAGCCCACCATCCGAGGAGTACAACTCTCCCTCCATTTCGTATCTCCTCTGCCATCGCCTTTGTACTCGCCTCGCTTACTGGCGCCATTCTTGAAAACCTACGTGAAGCAACGTGCACCgagggagagcaaagagggaaatgaagaaaaagaagagacacacacactcgaCAGATGAAAAGGGTAGAGGCGCACGAACAAGTGGAACAGACAAGGGGTAGAGAGAAGCGGGGGGGGCGAAGAAACCACACAAACACAGAGCGGAAACGAGAAAGCAGCTGGCAGCGATGTCACGTGTCTCCTCAGCGTGTCCATCCTGCCATACAACACCAATCAAACTCCGCTCTAGCGTCGGCCAgtcacaggcccaccgcgtgcggtgcggcgcagctgtgcacaCGCCcttacagcaatgcgccgactcagccaCCCGAGCACCGCCGTTGCCTCAGACTCGGCCCACCCCTCGCcgcgcaggccgcctcacagccgctcccatcatGCCGGTCTCCACGccgtgcatccctcggggcGGCGCGGGCTCCCCGCACCACTGGGACAGCGGGGGCCGCGGGTGGTCTGCTGGAGTCACGCCGACGCTCGGCCCACCACATGAACGCTACAAGCGCCTTCAcggtcgcaggccgctccgctCTAGCGCCGGCCAGTCACAGAgtcgccgacatcagcagcgatgcacagctctgacctccccgcgCCGTAGGCACttggccctgccaccgccagacgtggcgcagcatcggcagggataggggagCTGCCTGGCCGcaccacacagagtgggcaCTGGAAACCgataccacgcactgaggtgtgcCCCTTGCCATCGTCATCGGGGACAAACCAATATTGctcgaaaaaaaagggaggtcCGCGGGATCCCCTGGTCACCCTCGCAAGCACATACGACCCTGGACAACGACAAACTCGAAATTACAGCTCGGAAATGAACAAAGAAATATGAGATATAGCGTTCAACAGAGGAGGGGTAAAGATGAGCAGCTCGAGGGCAGACAAAGCAAGCGCAAAGGAGAACTGTGGAGGAAAGGACCATTGAAGTCGAGCGAGTAGACGGTGGGAAAGGACATGGCATGgcatgaagaagagggagagaaacaaaaaaaagagcagcCAAGTCGAAGAAGCACacagaagaaaggagggatTAACTGCGCTGGTCACCTCTTGATTTGCTCGAGTCGGCAGGTCTTGAACGCGGCCCTCGCGGAGAGCGCACTAGCGTTTCTGTGAGGCGACGAACAACAAGAGGGGTAATTTGTACGTATATCGCctctgcacacgtgtgtgcgcgcgtctgcgtgtTTGCTCAGCCCGCACCGTTTTCCCTGTGACATCTGGCACCATTGAAAGAAAACCGATATTGAGtccacatacgcacaccagcaccagcacaagcaccagcaccagcatgGTACTAATGCAGAAGACGAGAAGCCATACGCACACGGCTCAGCGCATGCAGTgccgcagcaacaacaacaatgGCAGCACACTCATCGAGAAgaggacacacacaagagaagagtTAAGGGAAATAAAGATGAGAAGAGGCCACTACattacacacacgcacacacatgcactcCGCGTGAGCAACACAAGCGAAAAGAGCAACGTTGTCGACCCCTGTGTTGTCATCACCATGAGCCATTTCTCTCAAaccaccacacccacacacacgcacacaatcTTGCGAATTCATCGTCGTCTCTTTACCTTTCTGTTTTCACCTTTGCATAGCAGGTCACCATCTGAAGAGAAAATATaatatatatacacacaaCGGAAGAGgcaggggaaggagagagccaACGTTGAGGAACAACAAAGAACAAGTCGGTGTAAAGGGGGGAAGCGACAAGAGTTAAACTGGGAGAGAAGTGTAGCTTACATCGGAGTGAGCTCACACAGAGATGCGCGCACCAGGTGGACATACATgaaacgaagaaaaacagcacaatgaaagaggaaagcggAGGAGTCGCTAAATAAAATAAAAATGGAAATCGTGGGCAGGACTAAAAGAATGGAGAAAAGAGATGAAGAAGCTGAAGGGGTGTAACGCTCTTTCAAGCCAGCCAGACGGGGGGAAGTGGTCGCACCCAAAAGGCGCGAAGGCTCTGAGGTgtaaggagaagggggttGTACGTTTAGACAGACTAAGGGATGCCGCAGTGAGCTACGAagaaagcaagagaggaggggcccGACAGCAGGAGACCTCTCCGAGTAGTCGTGGCGCGACATATTGTAAAGGAAGAGAATCGACAAAAAAAGACccgagaagaaaagcgaaacACAAAACAGACGAACcgggaggcagcagcagcagaaccaAGAACTGCCGCACCAgctcgcacgcacagacacaaacAGAGACATGGCACAAGAAGGAGACAGCGTCTTTTGCTTTCGTCTTTGATTCGTTGTTGGATGACTCTTCCAGTGAAAAACATTATCCTCATACCCACGCAGTACCCTGTCCCACTCCCCcattcccctcctcctcctggtTCTCCCAcaggcacatgcacacacctaCAAAGACGCATGCGCGGCAGGAcgggaaggaagaagaggtggaaaTGAAACAAGAAGAtcgcaaaggaaaaaaaaacgaaaagagaagacggtgatggagagaaagacaagtGAGAGTGATGCAATGCCCACCACATCTCGACGAAGAACGGCGCGAGGGAGGTGGCGGGAGCCAGAGACAACCCAACCGCACGACATACGTACACGAAAGAACTCAAATTttgagagaaaaaaaggatgAGCAGGGGAGAAAGGCGCACGTCTGCACAGAGGTGTGTCTCTCAAAAGTTAAactcgtcgtcgctgtccgCCGTATTGGTGACGGAGATCTTGCGTTGCGCTGGCACAGAGCGGACTATATTGCTGCTATTCAGGTTGCCTTGGAGTACACTACTGCCCGAAAATGGAGCAGAGGTACTGCTAACAGAGAGCGGACTGCGATTCCCCTGGTTGAAGAGATTAGCGTACTTAAAGAGGGACACATTCGAGGTTGTCGGTGGcgggctgctgttgctggtcAAGCCCACGTTCGAGATCGACTGCGAAGCACTCACGCCGCTAGAGGCAATTTGAAACGGGTTGTGTGGCTGGCCAGTCGCGATGCCAGCGTACAGCGCAGAACTGCCACCAATGCCAGTGAAATACgggtgctgcaggcactgCGTCGCGGTGAGTCGCTCTGCTGGGTTGAAGCGCAGCATCTGCTCCATCAGGTCCACGgccgccggcggtgccgtAGTAAGGATCtggcgcagcggtgttggCGCGACGGTTGGAAAGCGCATGTTCATACGGCGCGCTAGTTGATACCCCTCATCCCACTCATTGGGGGCCGGAGAGCCGAGCACGGAGCAAATCTTGAAGAGCTGGTCGCTCTCTGAAGTACCAGGAAAGAGGGGACGGCACAAGTAGAGCTCAGCGAAGATCACCGCACACGCCCAGATGTCTATAGGGGAGTTGTAGTGAGTGGAATGCAGCACAATCTCCGGCGCGCGGTACCACCGTGTCGACACGTACTCCGTGAACGGTGGACGGGAACGAATCTCCTTCGCGAGACCAAAGTCGGCGACCTTCACCACGTCGCCCGAGATGAGCAAGTTCTCTGGCTTGAGGTCTCGGTGCATAAAGCCTGCCTTGTGGATCGCCTGCACACCTAGTAACGTCTGGCACATGATGCTACGGATCTCCTTATCACTAAAGGCAATGGTGCCGCTCATCTGATCGGCGCGCTGGCGCTGAATTTGAAAGATGTTCTTTTCGCAGTACTCAAAAATTAGAAAAAGCTCCGTCTTCTCGCGCACCACTTCCTTCAGCTTCACCAGGTtgaggtgctgcaccttGCGCAGCGACTGGAtctcacgcagctgcaggcactCCTCCCAACTGTGGAAGCGCTGCTTCATCTTCTTCACTGCCACTATTTCGCCAGTGCTTGTGTTTTGGGCTTTACTCACCGTGCCAAAGGAGCCGTCGCCCAGCTGGCCCATTACTGTGTAGCGCTCCATCCCTCCAAGCCTCAGAGCGGCGCGTCGGCagtagagagggaggacaAGACACCTCCTCccataaaaaaaaaaacggagACCAGAAGGCTATGCTGCTGTCGTGGGTAACATGCGTGTGTGAAAAAGGAAGTGAGGCGCAGATACACTCAATGAAGGCCGCGCACAAGTGTCCTGCGGAGTGGCCAATGAGTCGATccgtgtgtggggagggaggagatgaCACTGGGAGGGACTCTGTAGAAAGAGAAATGCAATAAAGGAAAAAAGCGTTGCAGCGACAAGCACGcagactctctctctctgtggatttacacggagagagagaagaaaataaaTGTGCAGGACAGCAGAGGTACGATGCATCACAAACAAAAccaaagggagagagcgggtTGCGAAAGAAGTGAAATGGATGTGGTCCATCATGGGGAATGTCCAAAGCCAAGCGCACAGGAGAGCACGCACGCAGTCACGCATATGGCAAAAGGTTCCACGCGCTGTGTCGAgaccctcccttttctctcaccTTTTTTTGGGagccctgctgccgcctctacCACTACACCGCGTATGCGCATC
Protein-coding sequences here:
- the MPK9 gene encoding mitogen activated protein kinase, putative (TriTrypDB/GeneDB-style sysID: LpmP.19.0150), producing the protein MERYTVMGQLGDGSFGTVSKAQNTSTGEIVAVKKMKQRFHSWEECLQLREIQSLRKVQHLNLVKLKEVVREKTELFLIFEYCEKNIFQIQRQRADQMSGTIAFSDKEIRSIMCQTLLGVQAIHKAGFMHRDLKPENLLISGDVVKVADFGLAKEIRSRPPFTEYVSTRWYRAPEIVLHSTHYNSPIDIWACAVIFAELYLCRPLFPGTSESDQLFKICSVLGSPAPNEWDEGYQLARRMNMRFPTVAPTPLRQILTTAPPAAVDLMEQMLRFNPAERLTATQCLQHPYFTGIGGSSALYAGIATGQPHNPFQIASSGVSASQSISNVGLTSNSSPPPTTSNVSLFKYANLFNQGNRSPLSVSSTSAPFSGSSVLQGNLNSSNIVRSVPAQRKISVTNTADSDDEFNF